A single window of Granulicella cerasi DNA harbors:
- a CDS encoding phage tail protein, producing the protein MSTPYIGSVMVFAGNFAPRGWALCQGQLMSISQYTALFSLLGTTYGGNGQTTFGLPNLMGRSIVGVGAGLGLSNMVWGQLGGVENVTLQPAQMPAHNHVVSFGASSALADTTSPVGAYPAQVNSVASAGRSGTTTSVMNAYTASPNGSMGAATVSISGGSQPFAVRNPYLAMNYCIALVGLFPSRN; encoded by the coding sequence ATGTCAACGCCTTATATCGGCTCCGTTATGGTTTTTGCGGGAAATTTTGCCCCGCGCGGCTGGGCTCTTTGCCAGGGCCAACTCATGAGCATCAGCCAATACACCGCTCTCTTCTCGCTTCTGGGTACTACATACGGGGGCAACGGTCAGACAACCTTCGGGTTGCCGAACCTGATGGGGCGTTCGATCGTAGGCGTTGGAGCCGGTCTTGGACTGAGCAATATGGTTTGGGGGCAGCTGGGAGGAGTGGAGAATGTGACTCTGCAGCCCGCGCAGATGCCGGCCCATAATCACGTGGTTTCCTTCGGCGCTTCTTCGGCGCTGGCGGACACCACTTCCCCAGTCGGTGCCTATCCAGCTCAGGTAAACTCTGTGGCCTCCGCGGGCCGCAGCGGGACCACGACAAGCGTAATGAACGCTTATACGGCAAGCCCGAATGGAAGTATGGGCGCGGCGACGGTGAGTATCAGTGGCGGCAGCCAACCTTTCGCTGTGCGCAATCCGTATCTCGCCATGAACTACTGCATCGCCCTCGTAGGCCTCTTCCCCTCGCGTAATTAG
- a CDS encoding aspartyl/asparaginyl beta-hydroxylase domain-containing protein, translated as MLRWTRLPFDFDVAPLQAEVGSIVEEQWVPHFNTHDYDGQWSSVSLRSASGRAEEIVPQSSSGEYLDTPLMAAMPALAAVVRQFQMPLKAVRLLRLHAGSRVKEHRDYDLGMDAGELRFHVPIITSDAVEFIVADRQLPLRAGESWYVDFSQPHRIFNGGTEHRVHLVIDGQLNAWADELLQTAVREIATPTSVPRGIEAFQAFSEMLQQDKPLRAALMQHRSPPELVAAVAAAAVERGFALDEDDVNSVLRAHRADWISRVAIL; from the coding sequence ATGCTTCGCTGGACCCGCTTGCCCTTTGATTTCGACGTTGCACCTCTGCAGGCAGAGGTGGGATCCATCGTTGAGGAGCAGTGGGTCCCGCACTTCAACACCCACGACTACGATGGTCAGTGGAGCAGCGTCTCGTTGCGCTCGGCTTCAGGTCGTGCGGAGGAGATCGTTCCGCAGAGCTCCAGCGGGGAGTATCTCGACACGCCGCTGATGGCCGCCATGCCTGCACTGGCAGCGGTTGTACGGCAGTTTCAGATGCCGCTGAAAGCGGTGCGCCTGCTGCGTCTTCATGCGGGCTCTCGCGTCAAAGAGCATCGTGACTACGACCTCGGCATGGACGCCGGCGAGCTGCGCTTCCATGTGCCCATCATCACCAGCGACGCCGTGGAGTTCATCGTGGCTGACCGTCAGTTGCCGTTGCGTGCTGGCGAGTCCTGGTATGTCGACTTCTCGCAGCCGCACCGCATCTTCAACGGCGGCACAGAGCATCGGGTGCATCTGGTGATCGACGGCCAGCTCAACGCATGGGCCGACGAGTTGCTGCAGACCGCTGTTCGCGAGATCGCCACCCCTACAAGCGTTCCGCGCGGCATCGAGGCCTTCCAGGCTTTCAGCGAGATGCTCCAGCAGGACAAGCCGCTACGCGCGGCCCTGATGCAACATCGCTCTCCGCCGGAGCTGGTCGCCGCCGTTGCTGCTGCCGCCGTAGAGCGCGGCTTTGCGCTGGACGAGGACGACGTCAACTCTGTGTTGCGTGCCCATCGCGCAGACTGGATCAGTCGGGTGGCCATCCTTTGA
- a CDS encoding sulfotransferase, with protein MNFEGFLPVRVRWTEEGPRVQWTEFGNQRLLAPFFEDDIGTQMREPFHQLFRRETSMDELLAWVESRPSLPLAGSVLHVSRCGSTLISQMLAAVPHHVVASEPAPLDQILRARFYLPDLPRETHLRWIRGMMAALAQPRVGGEDRFFLKPDCWHLNELDLLRDAFPDMPLLMLYREPLEVMVSHDRAAAAWAVPGMLHPSALRLEQGAWKPDAREVYSARALAGFYEGGLIAAQQHGAMLVNFNELPAAMFSRISRHFDLRLEDMPVMLEQSLRNAKTPGMPFVADSEEKRNSARDAVREATETYLRDVYLRLEEARNAQLVRGF; from the coding sequence TTGAACTTCGAAGGCTTCCTTCCTGTACGCGTTCGCTGGACCGAAGAAGGGCCGCGCGTCCAGTGGACGGAGTTCGGAAATCAGCGACTCCTCGCCCCGTTCTTCGAGGACGATATCGGCACGCAGATGCGTGAGCCGTTCCATCAGCTTTTCCGCCGCGAAACCAGCATGGACGAGTTGCTGGCATGGGTGGAGAGCCGCCCTTCGCTACCGCTCGCGGGGAGCGTGCTGCACGTCTCGCGCTGCGGCTCCACGCTGATCTCGCAGATGCTCGCCGCCGTCCCGCACCACGTGGTGGCTTCGGAGCCTGCGCCGTTAGACCAGATTCTGCGCGCTCGGTTTTACCTGCCAGACCTGCCGCGAGAGACGCATCTGCGCTGGATTCGCGGCATGATGGCGGCTTTGGCCCAGCCTCGCGTCGGTGGTGAAGATCGTTTCTTCCTGAAACCAGATTGCTGGCATCTGAACGAGCTCGATCTGCTGCGTGACGCTTTCCCGGACATGCCGCTGCTGATGCTCTATCGCGAACCGCTGGAGGTGATGGTCTCGCACGATCGCGCTGCGGCCGCGTGGGCTGTGCCCGGGATGCTGCATCCGTCAGCGCTGCGGCTGGAGCAGGGCGCGTGGAAGCCCGACGCGCGTGAGGTGTACAGCGCTCGCGCGCTGGCAGGCTTCTACGAAGGCGGCCTGATTGCCGCACAGCAACACGGTGCGATGCTGGTGAACTTCAACGAACTTCCCGCAGCCATGTTCAGCCGCATCAGCCGACACTTCGATCTCCGTCTGGAAGACATGCCGGTGATGCTGGAGCAGTCGCTGCGCAATGCCAAGACGCCGGGAATGCCGTTTGTCGCTGACAGCGAAGAGAAGCGCAATAGCGCGCGTGATGCCGTGCGGGAAGCCACAGAGACGTACCTGCGCGACGTCTATCTGCGGCTGGAAGAGGCGCGGAACGCGCAGCTTGTTCGCGGCTTCTAG
- the cysC gene encoding adenylyl-sulfate kinase encodes MQSQSEPGKPRRGMVLWFTGLSASGKTTLSQAVAKALRARGEAATVLDGDAMRQTLSRDLGFSRADRETNMRRLAALAQEHAAQDEIVLVAIISPFRELREQLRRESQASFLEIFVDAPLATCEERDPKGLYQRARSGELARFTGVSDPYEPPTAPDVHCFTAEERVDASAARILKAIENAAR; translated from the coding sequence TTGCAATCACAATCTGAACCCGGAAAACCGCGCAGGGGCATGGTCCTATGGTTTACGGGCCTCAGCGCGTCCGGCAAAACGACCCTTAGCCAGGCGGTGGCGAAGGCCCTCCGTGCCCGTGGCGAGGCGGCAACGGTGCTGGACGGCGACGCGATGCGGCAGACGCTGTCACGCGATCTCGGCTTTTCCCGTGCAGATCGCGAAACGAACATGCGGCGGCTCGCGGCCCTCGCTCAAGAGCACGCAGCCCAGGACGAAATCGTACTCGTCGCCATCATCAGCCCGTTTCGCGAACTGCGCGAGCAGCTACGGCGCGAGAGCCAAGCGAGCTTTCTGGAGATTTTCGTCGATGCGCCGCTGGCTACCTGCGAAGAGCGGGACCCCAAGGGTCTCTATCAGCGCGCACGGAGCGGCGAACTCGCACGATTTACCGGGGTCAGCGATCCGTACGAGCCGCCGACCGCACCCGACGTGCACTGCTTCACGGCAGAGGAGAGGGTCGATGCGAGCGCGGCACGCATTCTGAAGGCGATCGAGAACGCAGCCCGCTAG
- a CDS encoding GNAT family N-acetyltransferase, which produces MTSNAPEIAFELRTATDEDEEFLAALFREVNAPQYAALALPAEALEQLLAMQHKAQVVGYTTQFPQSIHSILWAGEERIGRTYVHRTPERMLLVDIALREEFRGCGIGSRVLRNLIATAERVKLPVQLTVRFDNPARRLYERFGFVQTGPGDGLNLPMQYSADRAGAGSSKAAETVAQEEQPEVTGSSSSYFRRRLGQVLQTQVPGAAPVPLRIVAVDPLASGSAYRNAGIPLGDSFTVQLYGPHEPILSNDTHEFVSEEGDVFALFLSPIAEVEEGIEYHISFNRMGAV; this is translated from the coding sequence ATGACGTCGAACGCTCCAGAGATCGCTTTTGAATTGCGGACAGCCACCGACGAGGATGAGGAGTTTCTCGCAGCTCTCTTCCGCGAGGTGAATGCACCGCAGTACGCCGCGCTTGCACTGCCTGCTGAAGCGTTGGAACAGCTGCTCGCCATGCAGCACAAGGCGCAGGTTGTCGGCTACACCACGCAGTTTCCTCAATCCATCCACTCCATCTTGTGGGCAGGCGAAGAGCGCATCGGTCGCACGTATGTGCATCGCACGCCGGAGCGGATGCTGCTGGTGGACATCGCGCTGCGGGAGGAGTTTCGCGGTTGCGGCATCGGGTCACGCGTACTGCGAAACCTGATCGCCACAGCCGAGCGCGTGAAATTGCCCGTACAGCTGACGGTGCGCTTCGACAACCCGGCGCGACGGCTGTACGAGCGGTTCGGCTTCGTGCAGACCGGCCCGGGAGACGGCCTCAATCTGCCGATGCAATACAGCGCCGACAGAGCAGGAGCAGGCTCTAGCAAAGCGGCTGAAACGGTGGCGCAGGAAGAGCAGCCAGAGGTTACCGGAAGCAGCTCCAGCTACTTCCGCCGACGTCTCGGCCAGGTGCTGCAAACGCAGGTGCCCGGCGCAGCGCCTGTACCGCTGCGCATCGTTGCGGTCGATCCACTCGCATCAGGCTCCGCTTACCGCAACGCAGGCATCCCCCTGGGCGATAGCTTCACCGTGCAGCTTTACGGGCCGCACGAGCCCATTCTGTCCAATGACACGCATGAGTTTGTCAGCGAGGAAGGCGATGTCTTCGCGCTCTTCCTCTCACCCATTGCCGAGGTTGAAGAAGGCATCGAGTATCACATCAGCTTCAACCGCATGGGTGCTGTTTAG
- a CDS encoding tetratricopeptide repeat protein encodes MASMQSPVATVRAVSTRHRWLWLVCLLIAVVAVYANSLHDGFHFDDSHTVVDNGAIRSLSNIPRFFTDTTTFSVLPLNRTYRPLVSTTLAIDYALGHGLNPVWFHISTLLFFLLMVYVLVRFHEAAMDSTEPVANHFFPALIAAAWFGLHPAMAETVDYVIQRGDVYCALGCVAAIVIWSRLPQWRRFGLYLLPYAFAMLSKAPAAIFPLLLLFWTYFFERPAEDEFEAARWKRGLLAIVPSVVVTVALLMLQSAMTPKTFHPSDIPASMYRLTQPYVWLRYTSSLFLPLHLNADTDLSAVKGLDGAACAGLLFLAVLIFLLVKTWTKRAWRPVAFGLLWFVLTQLPTSLYALSELENDHRMFFSFPGLMLAVVWCGWRAWEGLRSSSAMRTATIAAVLLALSGYAYGAHLRNQVWLNEETLWRDDVLKSPHNGRGLMTYGLTLMAAGRYPEALDYFNRALLYTPNYPTLEINLGVVNGAMAAAGDSSRAGEAERHFQRAISLAPNDDTTYAFYGRYLLEQNRLSEAVAALQHAMQLNAARGFTRDLLIRAYAAQGDEAKAHALAVDTLTAVPGDVVAANELAHPVQLDAAFWINRSLGESRAGRYADSLNSAQKALALNPHSAEAMNNIGAAYGAMQQWSEAIRYEQQALAADPKLQIAKNNLAWYTQQQKIASTTPTTAAAWIEKSLALYRANDFAGSIAAAKRALALDAHSAEAWNNIAAGEASMKHWDAAINAAQHALAINPALQIAKNNLAWAESEKNKGTR; translated from the coding sequence ATGGCATCCATGCAGAGTCCCGTAGCCACGGTGCGGGCAGTTTCCACGCGTCATCGTTGGCTTTGGTTGGTATGCCTGCTGATCGCCGTCGTCGCCGTGTATGCAAATTCGCTGCACGACGGCTTCCACTTCGACGACTCTCACACGGTGGTCGACAACGGTGCGATCCGCTCGCTGAGTAACATTCCGCGCTTCTTCACCGACACTACGACCTTCAGCGTGCTTCCGCTCAACCGCACGTATCGTCCCCTCGTTTCGACCACGCTTGCCATCGACTATGCGCTCGGGCATGGGCTGAACCCGGTGTGGTTCCACATCAGCACGCTGCTCTTCTTCCTGTTGATGGTCTACGTGCTCGTGCGCTTTCACGAAGCCGCCATGGACAGCACGGAACCCGTAGCGAACCACTTCTTCCCTGCACTGATCGCAGCGGCCTGGTTCGGGCTGCATCCGGCGATGGCGGAGACCGTGGATTACGTGATCCAGCGCGGCGACGTGTACTGCGCGCTGGGCTGCGTCGCCGCGATCGTGATCTGGTCGCGCCTGCCGCAGTGGCGACGATTCGGGCTCTACCTTTTGCCGTATGCATTCGCCATGCTCTCGAAGGCGCCCGCTGCCATCTTCCCGCTGCTGCTGCTCTTCTGGACGTACTTCTTCGAGCGCCCTGCAGAAGACGAGTTCGAAGCCGCGCGCTGGAAGCGCGGCCTCCTCGCCATCGTGCCGAGCGTTGTCGTCACCGTCGCGCTGCTGATGCTTCAGAGCGCGATGACGCCGAAGACCTTTCACCCCTCCGACATCCCGGCATCGATGTATCGGCTTACGCAGCCCTATGTGTGGCTGCGCTATACGAGTTCGCTGTTTCTACCGCTGCACCTGAACGCCGATACAGATCTGAGCGCGGTGAAGGGCCTCGATGGCGCCGCATGCGCGGGCTTGCTCTTCCTCGCCGTGCTGATCTTCCTCCTCGTGAAGACGTGGACAAAGCGCGCATGGAGACCGGTCGCCTTTGGTCTCCTCTGGTTCGTGCTGACGCAGTTGCCGACATCGCTCTATGCACTCAGCGAGCTGGAAAATGATCACCGCATGTTCTTCTCCTTCCCCGGGCTGATGCTCGCGGTGGTGTGGTGCGGGTGGCGCGCATGGGAAGGACTGCGCAGCAGCTCTGCCATGCGCACGGCCACGATCGCCGCGGTGCTGCTCGCGTTGAGCGGCTACGCCTATGGCGCGCACCTGCGCAACCAGGTGTGGCTGAACGAAGAAACGCTGTGGCGCGATGATGTGCTGAAGAGTCCGCACAACGGTCGCGGCCTGATGACCTACGGCCTGACATTGATGGCCGCGGGGAGATATCCGGAAGCGCTGGATTACTTCAACCGCGCGCTGCTGTACACGCCGAACTATCCAACGCTGGAGATCAACCTGGGCGTGGTGAACGGAGCGATGGCTGCGGCAGGAGACAGCTCGCGCGCAGGCGAAGCCGAGCGACACTTTCAGCGTGCCATCTCGCTCGCACCCAACGACGACACTACCTACGCGTTCTACGGGCGTTATCTCCTGGAGCAGAACCGCCTGAGTGAAGCGGTCGCGGCGCTGCAACATGCCATGCAGTTGAACGCCGCGCGCGGCTTCACGCGTGACTTGCTCATCCGCGCCTACGCCGCGCAGGGCGATGAAGCGAAAGCACACGCGCTCGCTGTCGATACGCTCACGGCGGTTCCCGGCGACGTCGTAGCCGCGAACGAACTCGCGCATCCCGTGCAGCTGGATGCGGCCTTCTGGATCAACCGCTCGCTTGGCGAATCACGCGCGGGTCGCTATGCGGACTCGCTGAACTCCGCGCAGAAAGCGCTCGCGCTGAACCCCCACTCGGCCGAAGCGATGAACAACATCGGCGCGGCTTACGGAGCGATGCAGCAGTGGAGTGAGGCCATTCGCTATGAGCAGCAGGCTCTCGCCGCAGACCCCAAACTGCAGATCGCGAAGAACAATCTCGCCTGGTACACGCAGCAGCAAAAGATCGCGTCGACCACACCGACTACGGCCGCAGCCTGGATCGAGAAATCACTCGCACTCTATCGAGCGAATGACTTCGCAGGCTCCATCGCAGCAGCGAAGCGGGCCCTCGCCCTCGACGCGCATTCGGCCGAGGCGTGGAACAACATCGCCGCAGGAGAAGCCAGCATGAAGCACTGGGACGCCGCGATCAACGCTGCGCAGCACGCGCTGGCCATCAACCCCGCGCTCCAGATCGCGAAAAACAACCTCGCCTGGGCAGAGTCCGAGAAGAACAAAGGAACACGATGA
- a CDS encoding DNRLRE domain-containing protein: MFNIRVHSLKTLCRSVFGLSLVAAGFAATAHATSLPVSQDAHVNASRTTTNFGYLSNLYVGNGNTAYLQFDLSGLPTGITAAQVSRASVTLFVNRILTPGAVTVTPVTGTWTEGAVTYATAPAMGTAATTFTPGISGTYITIDVTSLLQGWLTTPASNHGIALTSALGSFLFDSKENDQTGHGAGLDVTVVSMGATGATGATGAQGIQGIQGPQGATGAQGLQGATGAQGLQGATGAQGIQGVTGAVGATGAQGIQGIQGVTGATGATGLAGATGATGLTGATGATGIAGATGATGAAGATGLTGATGATGVTGATGVTGVTGLTGTTGATGVTGATGVTGATGLTGATGATGVTGATGVTGATGLTGATGVTGATGLTGATGATGITGATGATGATGATGVTGATGVTGIAGATGATGFTGSTGVTGATGATGVTGATGPFAGGTYNPLSTYPAGSVVAYSGSTYLAVAPSSPSTIVVAPGTNSTYWVATSGVAGATGATGATGVTGAVGLPGPTGSTGAPGVTGATGVTGSTGATGLTGATGATGVTGPTGSTGATGATGSTGLTGATGATGTTGSTGSTGVTGSTGSTGVTGPTGPTGPTGLQGATGNVGTVSFTNGNATGSASVSGTSLIINFPASSSASTAAFTLHASFDNPATAGVYYISPVAVTGLGTGNTALNSFPTLNTGNGVLNETPAPSPCTVAALRVGTNNYYTAGTDAITITVYKNGVSTGMSCTAANVPNGNGTCVDSTHPFAVAAGDMLGLQFVDSNNVPYVHVTTSLVCQ; this comes from the coding sequence GTGTTCAACATCCGTGTTCATTCGTTGAAGACCCTTTGCCGTTCCGTGTTTGGGCTGTCCCTCGTCGCTGCTGGATTCGCGGCCACCGCCCATGCGACCTCGCTGCCTGTTTCGCAGGACGCACACGTCAACGCATCGCGTACGACGACGAACTTCGGCTATCTGTCGAACCTCTACGTTGGCAACGGCAACACGGCTTATCTGCAGTTCGATCTTTCCGGTCTACCCACCGGCATCACGGCTGCGCAGGTTTCGCGCGCCTCGGTGACGCTCTTCGTCAACCGCATCCTGACGCCCGGCGCGGTGACGGTGACGCCGGTGACCGGCACCTGGACCGAAGGCGCGGTGACCTATGCGACCGCTCCGGCCATGGGCACGGCGGCGACAACCTTTACGCCCGGCATCTCGGGCACGTACATCACGATCGATGTGACTTCGCTGTTGCAGGGCTGGCTGACGACGCCGGCTTCCAACCACGGCATCGCGCTCACCTCGGCGCTCGGCAGCTTCCTCTTCGACTCCAAGGAAAATGACCAGACCGGTCACGGCGCAGGTCTGGACGTGACCGTGGTCAGCATGGGTGCGACCGGCGCTACGGGCGCGACCGGTGCACAGGGCATTCAGGGTATTCAGGGACCGCAAGGTGCGACGGGCGCACAAGGTCTTCAGGGCGCCACGGGCGCGCAGGGTCTCCAGGGCGCGACGGGTGCGCAGGGCATTCAGGGTGTCACCGGCGCTGTAGGCGCTACGGGTGCGCAGGGCATTCAAGGTATTCAGGGCGTGACGGGCGCGACCGGAGCGACCGGCCTTGCAGGTGCAACGGGTGCGACCGGCCTCACCGGAGCTACAGGAGCCACAGGCATCGCAGGTGCCACGGGCGCTACGGGTGCGGCAGGCGCGACCGGCCTTACGGGTGCAACGGGAGCTACCGGTGTGACGGGTGCTACGGGCGTCACGGGCGTGACGGGTCTTACGGGTACAACAGGTGCCACCGGCGTGACGGGTGCCACGGGCGTGACGGGTGCTACCGGCCTTACGGGTGCCACTGGTGCCACTGGCGTGACGGGTGCCACGGGCGTGACGGGTGCTACCGGCCTTACGGGTGCCACTGGTGTCACCGGCGCTACGGGCCTTACGGGTGCCACTGGTGCCACCGGCATCACGGGTGCTACCGGTGCCACGGGTGCAACGGGCGCTACCGGCGTGACGGGTGCCACTGGCGTGACAGGCATCGCAGGGGCAACCGGCGCTACTGGTTTTACAGGCTCAACTGGCGTTACCGGAGCAACAGGCGCGACGGGTGTCACCGGCGCGACGGGGCCTTTCGCGGGAGGTACCTACAACCCCCTCAGCACGTATCCAGCCGGTTCAGTGGTCGCTTATAGCGGCAGCACTTATCTGGCCGTTGCGCCTTCGTCGCCTTCGACCATCGTGGTGGCTCCAGGCACGAACTCCACGTACTGGGTAGCGACATCGGGTGTGGCTGGCGCCACAGGTGCGACCGGCGCCACGGGAGTTACCGGTGCTGTCGGTCTCCCGGGTCCCACCGGCTCCACGGGCGCGCCCGGTGTTACCGGTGCCACGGGCGTCACGGGTTCCACGGGCGCTACTGGTCTGACGGGCGCCACCGGCGCAACGGGTGTGACCGGTCCTACGGGTTCTACAGGTGCCACCGGTGCTACAGGTTCCACCGGCTTGACCGGCGCTACCGGAGCTACCGGCACGACTGGATCCACCGGCTCAACGGGCGTCACGGGTTCGACGGGTTCCACCGGCGTTACAGGTCCGACCGGCCCAACAGGTCCAACCGGATTGCAGGGTGCGACAGGCAATGTGGGGACGGTGAGCTTTACCAATGGCAATGCCACCGGCTCGGCGAGCGTCAGCGGAACTTCACTCATCATCAACTTCCCGGCTTCCTCGTCTGCTTCGACGGCTGCCTTCACGCTGCACGCCTCGTTCGACAATCCGGCAACGGCAGGTGTGTATTACATCTCGCCTGTTGCGGTGACTGGCCTCGGAACGGGGAACACTGCGCTCAACAGCTTCCCGACGCTCAACACCGGAAATGGTGTGTTGAATGAAACTCCCGCGCCCAGCCCTTGCACGGTTGCCGCTCTGCGGGTGGGCACGAACAACTACTACACCGCTGGTACGGACGCCATCACGATCACGGTCTACAAGAATGGCGTCTCGACGGGCATGAGCTGCACCGCCGCAAATGTCCCCAACGGTAACGGCACCTGCGTCGATTCCACCCACCCCTTCGCCGTGGCCGCGGGAGACATGCTCGGGCTCCAGTTCGTCGACAGTAACAACGTCCCCTACGTCCACGTCACCACGTCTCTGGTCTGCCAGTAG
- a CDS encoding NHL domain-containing protein, producing MSSRVRRWVGVASLVLMGFCGATAGLAQGQLTVTPARSASTLAGTGSVGFSGDGGAATSGTVAAPRAVAYDAAGNLYIADTLNHVIREVVKSTGAITTIAGTGVEGFAGDGGAATAALLDTPEGIAVDANGNIYIADTRNQRIRKITNGTITTIAGTGVAGFSGDGAAATGATLNQPSSVAVDAGGNIYIADTNNQRVRKISSTGTITTIAGTGDQGYTGDGAAATGAQLDTPTSVAVDTTGNVYIADSHNQRVRVINASGSISTIAGAGTPTFAGDFSGDGATATAALLSKPTGVSVDASGNVFIADTNNQRVRQLGGGVIQTVEGTGGQGYAADGGVATSAVLNSPRGVGLNANGDLAVADTLDQRVRGGLLPTITFGSQAVGIASTAQAVTLANTGTAAITVSAITFTGPFIGATGGTCAATPSLAAGASCTQNVAFLPTATGAASGSVVFGGTGVINQKILLAGTGAPASTTTTVTASQATVLAQQSVTFTAQVVPAGLGTPTGTVQFYANGAAIGGPVTLLNSGIAALSTSFGTAGTYTITAVYSGDANFATSSSSAISETIADYTLTTVGSTTQTAPPLGTVAYTLQVAPVTGAFNYPITFAATGAPSGSVITFSPTTVTPGSGPATVTMSVKAPALKAALEHHRGWFGGGAATFALLLLPLGIGARRKGQRFRPLLLVLCGLGSLGVLGMTGCSSGFFSQAPQSYTITVTSTATGTNGATLQHTTQVTLTVE from the coding sequence ATGTCTTCACGCGTTCGCCGCTGGGTTGGAGTTGCCAGTCTTGTGCTCATGGGCTTCTGCGGCGCTACTGCGGGCCTCGCACAGGGCCAGCTCACGGTCACGCCGGCACGCTCGGCATCGACGCTTGCGGGTACAGGCAGCGTGGGATTCAGCGGTGATGGTGGCGCGGCCACCTCGGGCACGGTAGCGGCACCGCGAGCCGTAGCGTATGACGCTGCGGGCAATCTCTACATCGCGGACACGCTGAACCATGTGATTCGCGAAGTAGTGAAGTCCACCGGCGCGATCACGACCATCGCGGGTACTGGCGTAGAAGGTTTCGCAGGCGACGGTGGCGCAGCCACAGCAGCGCTGCTCGATACGCCGGAAGGCATCGCCGTGGATGCGAACGGCAACATCTACATCGCCGATACCCGCAACCAGCGCATTCGCAAGATCACAAACGGTACGATCACGACGATCGCAGGCACGGGCGTCGCGGGGTTTAGCGGTGACGGCGCAGCCGCCACCGGCGCCACCCTCAACCAGCCGAGTTCCGTGGCGGTCGACGCGGGCGGCAACATCTACATCGCCGACACCAACAATCAGCGCGTTCGCAAGATCAGTTCCACCGGCACGATCACGACGATCGCGGGCACGGGTGACCAGGGCTATACCGGCGATGGCGCAGCCGCGACCGGCGCTCAGCTCGACACGCCGACCAGCGTCGCCGTCGATACGACGGGCAATGTTTACATCGCGGACTCGCACAATCAGCGTGTGCGCGTGATCAACGCTTCCGGCAGTATCTCCACAATCGCTGGCGCGGGCACACCGACCTTCGCGGGCGACTTCAGCGGTGATGGCGCGACGGCTACTGCAGCTCTGCTCTCCAAGCCTACGGGCGTGAGCGTCGATGCGAGCGGCAACGTCTTCATCGCAGACACCAATAACCAGCGCGTACGCCAGCTTGGCGGAGGCGTCATTCAGACAGTGGAAGGCACGGGCGGTCAGGGCTATGCGGCTGACGGCGGCGTCGCAACCTCTGCGGTACTGAACTCGCCGCGTGGCGTGGGATTGAATGCGAACGGCGATCTCGCCGTGGCAGATACGCTGGACCAGCGCGTGCGCGGTGGCTTGTTGCCGACGATCACCTTTGGCTCGCAGGCTGTGGGCATCGCGAGCACGGCTCAGGCGGTCACACTGGCGAACACCGGCACCGCCGCGATCACGGTCAGCGCGATCACCTTTACGGGGCCCTTCATCGGCGCAACGGGCGGTACCTGCGCAGCCACGCCTTCACTCGCGGCCGGCGCAAGCTGCACGCAGAACGTAGCTTTCCTGCCGACCGCTACCGGCGCGGCCAGCGGTTCGGTCGTCTTTGGCGGTACGGGCGTTATCAATCAGAAGATCCTGCTCGCAGGCACGGGCGCTCCCGCATCGACGACGACCACGGTCACGGCTTCGCAGGCTACAGTGCTCGCGCAACAGTCTGTGACCTTCACGGCCCAGGTGGTTCCGGCGGGCCTCGGCACGCCGACGGGCACGGTGCAGTTCTACGCGAATGGTGCAGCCATCGGCGGCCCGGTTACGTTGCTGAACTCGGGTATCGCGGCGCTTTCGACGAGCTTCGGCACAGCCGGTACGTACACGATCACAGCGGTTTACTCGGGCGATGCGAACTTCGCCACGAGCAGCTCCTCCGCGATCAGCGAGACGATTGCTGACTACACGCTGACCACGGTGGGTTCGACGACGCAGACCGCGCCGCCGCTCGGCACCGTGGCCTACACGCTGCAGGTCGCACCGGTCACCGGTGCGTTCAACTACCCGATCACCTTCGCGGCAACGGGCGCACCTTCGGGTTCGGTCATTACCTTCTCGCCGACCACCGTTACGCCGGGCTCTGGTCCCGCTACAGTGACGATGAGCGTCAAGGCGCCTGCCTTGAAGGCTGCGCTCGAGCATCATCGCGGATGGTTTGGCGGCGGCGCTGCAACCTTCGCGCTTCTGCTGCTGCCGCTGGGCATCGGTGCTCGCCGCAAGGGACAACGCTTCCGTCCGCTGCTGCTTGTGCTTTGCGGCCTGGGTAGCCTCGGCGTGCTCGGCATGACAGGTTGCTCGTCGGGCTTCTTCTCGCAGGCACCGCAGAGCTACACCATCACGGTGACCTCCACCGCAACGGGCACCAACGGCGCTACGCTACAGCACACCACGCAGGTCACGCTGACCGTGGAATAA